Proteins from one Chroococcidiopsis sp. CCMEE 29 genomic window:
- a CDS encoding mechanosensitive ion channel domain-containing protein: MSRFRRFGIIYTIPTIVFIVILALMPVQAQPQSTAFITLDGRQLFEVSQSGQFSAENRAADANLILREAVRSTEPATVEVVEINQLPVIRVNGRHLLTVTQQDIPTGRNPEEQAQIWAQRLVEAVEQGQAERRASYFWQALLLTVLAVLGAIALHRTLGWVWRYWLRRQIPKQANDPDTGAQPQGIELFLQLTLAVVRVGLWLVTAIYITDLFPLTREWSRRLANLLLMSLTSPAISLGEASYSVVDLMLLVGLFFGLLAVAGTVTNLLRSRILRITNVNRGVQESIAVIINYSLIFIGTVVLLQIWGLDISSLAILASVLGVGIGIGLQGIAKEFFSGLVITFERPIQIGDFVEVGEFKGTVERLNARSTRIRTLDDISVIVPNSRFLDTEVVNWSHRNSVSRLVLSVPVAYGSTVSTVRSALVEAVKEHPDVLNEPAPKVWFKGFGDNSLDFQLLVWISEPRKQFQIKSDLYFRIEAILRHRDVQIPFPQRSLHLRSGSLPLELSPKLEDSLSQLSEGLGAWLNAQSNGGSFNDPTQPSLEPQDQGKQSGVTGEE, from the coding sequence ATGAGTCGCTTTCGTCGCTTTGGGATAATTTATACCATCCCTACCATTGTGTTTATAGTCATTCTGGCTCTGATGCCAGTCCAGGCTCAACCACAGTCAACAGCTTTCATTACACTGGATGGTCGCCAGCTATTTGAAGTCAGCCAGTCTGGGCAATTTAGTGCAGAAAATCGCGCAGCTGATGCCAACTTAATCTTAAGAGAGGCAGTCCGCTCCACTGAGCCGGCAACGGTAGAGGTTGTAGAAATTAATCAACTGCCTGTAATTCGGGTGAATGGTCGCCACTTGCTAACGGTGACGCAGCAAGATATTCCTACAGGGAGAAACCCAGAGGAACAAGCTCAAATCTGGGCGCAACGGCTGGTTGAGGCGGTAGAGCAAGGTCAAGCAGAGCGCAGGGCAAGTTATTTCTGGCAAGCACTGTTGTTAACTGTATTGGCTGTATTGGGTGCGATCGCTCTACATCGAACTTTAGGCTGGGTTTGGCGCTATTGGTTGCGTCGGCAGATCCCAAAGCAAGCTAACGACCCGGATACAGGAGCGCAACCTCAGGGAATTGAATTATTTCTGCAATTGACCTTGGCTGTAGTGCGGGTAGGGCTATGGTTAGTAACGGCAATTTACATCACCGACTTATTTCCCTTGACACGGGAGTGGAGCCGCCGCCTTGCCAATCTTCTCCTCATGAGCCTAACCTCACCGGCGATTTCTCTGGGAGAAGCTTCCTACTCGGTCGTTGATTTAATGCTCCTAGTCGGGCTATTTTTTGGCTTACTGGCTGTTGCCGGAACAGTAACCAACCTGTTGCGATCGCGGATACTACGCATCACCAATGTCAACCGGGGCGTTCAAGAATCAATCGCAGTCATTATTAACTACAGTCTGATCTTTATCGGCACAGTTGTGCTGCTGCAAATCTGGGGCTTAGACATCAGTTCCCTGGCAATCCTGGCAAGTGTCTTGGGTGTTGGAATTGGGATTGGCTTGCAGGGAATTGCTAAAGAGTTTTTCAGTGGCTTAGTCATCACCTTTGAACGCCCGATTCAAATCGGGGATTTTGTGGAAGTCGGGGAATTTAAGGGAACGGTGGAGCGCCTCAATGCTCGTAGTACTCGCATTCGCACGCTAGATGATATCTCGGTGATTGTGCCAAATTCTCGCTTTTTAGACACAGAGGTAGTAAATTGGAGCCATCGCAACTCTGTATCCCGGTTAGTATTATCTGTGCCTGTGGCTTATGGCTCGACCGTGAGTACCGTGCGCTCCGCGCTGGTTGAGGCAGTCAAAGAGCATCCCGATGTATTGAACGAGCCAGCACCTAAGGTATGGTTTAAGGGATTTGGTGACAATTCCCTGGATTTTCAGTTATTAGTTTGGATCTCAGAACCCCGGAAGCAGTTTCAAATCAAGAGCGATCTTTACTTTCGGATCGAGGCAATCCTGCGGCATCGTGATGTTCAAATTCCCTTTCCTCAACGCTCCCTTCATCTGCGCTCTGGCAGTCTACCCCTGGAACTTTCACCCAAGTTGGAAGATTCTTTGTCTCAACTTTCTGAAGGTCTAGGCGCTTGGCTAAACGCTCAATCTAATGGTGGCAGCTTCAATGATCCCACCCAGCCATCCTTAGAACCTCAAGATCAAGGTAAGCAAAGCGGAGTAACCGGCGAGGAGTGA
- a CDS encoding DUF389 domain-containing protein, with amino-acid sequence MCQLLIQVPRGRGKDVLDIAKSHQGSNLAQFEATGSDQPTDFVIVHVSNRKVEDLLAELEGIPNLQVTLIPRGVMVLQPPANEVAQQFKNVEERSPIEVFLSGLQAVGSWKGFLGYAAAAGFVVWIGLFTNTSYLLVAAMLIAPFAGPAMNVAIATARGDRQLLGRSLGRYFSALAVTILVAGMLSLILRQEVATTSMINSSQVSTVAVLLPLVAGAAGALNLVQSERSSLVSGAAAGMLVAASLAPPAGVVGMASAIGRWEMVIRSLFLLLLQLVGINFSAAIVFRVYNLSPQGARYKRGKQWVFPSALAVTAIALAGLLTWQFWHHPQLQRPSRAQHANAEIQEVVDKSGLVELVEANVRFTGPNIEGQNTLLGVVYVQRRAGVTESSEQIRDRITRAIQTRLLEQGFNVTPLIDVNVLEAPKQKVSNLV; translated from the coding sequence ATGTGCCAACTACTGATCCAAGTGCCACGCGGACGCGGAAAAGACGTTCTCGATATTGCTAAGTCTCATCAGGGTTCAAACTTGGCACAGTTCGAGGCAACTGGAAGCGATCAACCGACAGACTTTGTAATCGTTCATGTCTCCAATCGAAAAGTTGAAGATTTGTTGGCGGAGTTGGAGGGAATTCCAAATCTGCAAGTCACGTTAATTCCGCGTGGGGTGATGGTTTTACAGCCCCCAGCTAATGAGGTAGCTCAGCAGTTCAAGAATGTGGAGGAGCGCAGCCCGATCGAGGTATTTCTCAGCGGCTTGCAAGCTGTTGGCTCTTGGAAAGGTTTTCTGGGGTATGCGGCGGCTGCAGGCTTTGTAGTTTGGATTGGCTTATTCACAAATACTAGCTATCTCCTAGTTGCTGCCATGCTGATTGCACCGTTTGCGGGTCCGGCAATGAACGTGGCGATCGCCACCGCACGTGGCGACAGGCAGTTACTTGGTCGGAGCCTTGGGCGCTACTTCTCAGCGCTGGCGGTGACAATTTTGGTAGCTGGAATGCTCAGCTTGATCTTGCGGCAAGAAGTCGCCACAACTTCAATGATTAACAGTAGCCAGGTTTCGACAGTAGCGGTACTACTTCCACTGGTAGCAGGTGCAGCGGGTGCTTTGAACCTGGTGCAATCAGAACGGAGTAGCTTGGTATCAGGAGCCGCTGCTGGAATGCTGGTTGCCGCTTCACTGGCACCACCTGCTGGAGTTGTGGGCATGGCGAGTGCGATCGGTAGATGGGAGATGGTGATTCGCAGTCTGTTCCTGCTTTTACTGCAACTAGTAGGCATCAATTTCTCAGCTGCGATCGTGTTTCGTGTCTACAATCTGTCTCCACAGGGAGCTCGTTATAAGCGCGGCAAGCAGTGGGTGTTTCCGTCTGCGCTGGCGGTGACAGCGATCGCCTTGGCAGGCTTGCTAACCTGGCAATTTTGGCACCATCCACAGTTGCAGCGCCCCAGCCGTGCCCAACACGCCAATGCTGAAATCCAAGAAGTAGTGGACAAAAGCGGTCTGGTAGAACTGGTTGAGGCAAACGTTCGCTTTACAGGTCCTAATATTGAGGGGCAAAACACACTGCTTGGTGTAGTCTACGTCCAGCGTCGAGCTGGAGTTACTGAGTCCTCTGAGCAGATCCGCGATCGCATCACTCGTGCAATTCAAACCCGCTTACTCGAACAGGGATTTAACGTTACACCACTAATTGATGTCAATGTGCTCGAAGCACCAAAACAGAAAGTAAGCAACCTGGTCTGA
- a CDS encoding DUF423 domain-containing protein, whose translation MSQVFLAIAAIFGGLSVAAGAFASHALREKLSERAGEIFETAARYQMYHALALLLVALLISRNEFFRPSLIVSGWAFIIGTVIFSGSLYILSLTDIKVLGAITPLGGAAFITGWLALAIAAFSFK comes from the coding sequence ATGAGTCAAGTTTTCCTAGCGATCGCGGCTATTTTTGGCGGTTTATCTGTTGCTGCCGGTGCCTTTGCTTCCCATGCTTTAAGAGAGAAATTAAGTGAGCGGGCTGGAGAAATTTTTGAAACTGCTGCCCGTTATCAGATGTATCATGCTTTGGCGCTTTTATTAGTAGCTTTGCTGATAAGCCGCAACGAATTTTTTCGACCTAGCCTGATAGTATCTGGATGGGCTTTTATCATTGGTACAGTGATATTTTCAGGCAGTCTTTACATCTTAAGTTTGACTGACATTAAAGTGCTAGGAGCAATTACACCCTTGGGAGGAGCTGCTTTTATTACTGGTTGGCTCGCTTTAGCGATCGCAGCTTTTAGCTTCAAATAG
- a CDS encoding orange carotenoid protein N-terminal domain-containing protein, which translates to MTFATDDRTKQSLEQFQRFDVDTKLGLLWFGYLDIKEQLTPTNQTSAQETAAVFFDQIQAMPQEQQLQAQRDIISGADNDISHSYRSLSSSGKLDLWLRLAQGMEDGRVIPVPQDYQPPAETNDFVNQIKQLDFEQRINFMRSAVIEMGAKS; encoded by the coding sequence ATGACATTCGCTACTGATGATAGGACAAAGCAATCCTTAGAACAATTTCAGCGCTTTGATGTAGATACTAAACTTGGCTTGCTGTGGTTTGGTTATCTTGATATCAAAGAACAGCTTACTCCAACCAACCAAACTTCTGCACAAGAAACCGCCGCAGTTTTCTTTGATCAAATCCAGGCAATGCCCCAAGAGCAACAGTTGCAAGCACAACGCGACATAATTTCAGGCGCAGATAATGATATTAGCCACTCCTATCGCTCTTTAAGTTCCAGCGGTAAGTTGGATCTGTGGTTGCGGCTAGCGCAAGGAATGGAAGATGGTAGGGTCATTCCAGTGCCACAAGACTATCAACCACCCGCTGAAACCAATGATTTTGTAAATCAAATCAAGCAACTAGACTTTGAGCAGCGGATTAACTTCATGCGTAGTGCCGTGATCGAGATGGGTGCTAAATCCTAG
- the egtC gene encoding ergothioneine biosynthesis protein EgtC, with translation MCRLLGYLGPPILLDYLLSKPEHSLIVQSYQPQEMRSGLLNADGFGFGWYHPQRDTDPFTYKNIIPIWNDINLSSLGRYVESGCVLGYVRSATLGQAVDFSNSQPFEHQRLLCLHNGLIENFRQTLYRPIRDRLNEDAYLSIKGSTDSEHFFALIINELQANPVATLEQALQNALLTLDQLAKSHQLKASANMLLSDGHRLIASRFASNTLAPSLYWIRDDPGFPEAVIIASEPLFEGNWHPFPEQSILSVGEDLEIQIHQL, from the coding sequence ATGTGCCGTTTGCTTGGCTATCTCGGTCCACCGATTCTTCTGGACTATTTGTTATCCAAACCAGAACACTCACTGATTGTCCAGAGTTATCAACCCCAGGAGATGAGATCTGGGCTACTCAATGCTGATGGCTTTGGCTTTGGCTGGTACCATCCTCAGCGGGATACTGACCCTTTCACCTACAAAAACATCATCCCGATCTGGAATGACATTAACCTGTCTAGCTTGGGGCGGTATGTTGAGTCAGGATGTGTGCTGGGGTATGTCCGTAGCGCTACACTAGGTCAGGCAGTCGATTTTAGTAACTCTCAGCCCTTTGAACACCAACGGTTGTTATGCCTTCACAATGGTCTAATTGAAAATTTCCGGCAAACACTCTATCGACCGATTCGCGATCGCCTGAATGAAGACGCTTACCTATCCATTAAAGGCAGTACTGATTCTGAACACTTTTTTGCCCTGATAATCAATGAGTTGCAAGCAAACCCAGTGGCTACGCTAGAACAGGCTTTGCAAAATGCATTGTTAACCCTAGATCAGCTGGCGAAATCCCATCAACTCAAAGCCTCTGCCAACATGCTTCTGAGCGACGGACATCGCCTGATCGCCTCTCGTTTTGCCAGCAATACACTGGCTCCCTCTCTCTATTGGATACGGGACGATCCAGGCTTCCCAGAAGCAGTCATTATTGCTTCAGAACCTTTGTTTGAAGGCAATTGGCACCCTTTCCCTGAACAGAGCATTCTTAGTGTGGGAGAAGACCTTGAAATCCAGATCCATCAACTTTGA
- a CDS encoding ergothioneine biosynthesis protein EgtB translates to MKSRSINFEPTNCQDATKSVSANSLDKRRQQLKQWLHECRLATLGLFKKVDDATFCRQAHPEFSPIGWHLGHIAYTESLWLLERGAGIPPLFPEYHRLFVADGLPKTERAKLPPQGEVRHYLEKVREQVLYCLETVDLNRHERLWRWLIQHESQHSETIAFVLQLQRRGQGSGVRGQGEQGRQGEQGEQGKQECNPKSKIQNPKSPRPSPLAPPLSEMLEVPAGYFEQGNDSIDALDNERPVHQVYLETYWIDRCPVTCGQYRAFIEAGGYQNPRWWSDAGWRWCQDQRITQPLYWLDDSRWDNHPVCGVSWYEAEAYARFVGKRLPTEAEWEKAASWDAASERRRTYPWGEVAPDTHKCNHNTIVGQTTPVTTYPAGQSGYGCYDLLGNVWEWTASVFQGYEGFMPYPYAGYSKVYFDGQHQVLKGGSWATHPWALRSSFRNWYHPGVRQILAGFRCASY, encoded by the coding sequence TTGAAATCCAGATCCATCAACTTTGAACCAACGAACTGTCAAGATGCAACAAAGTCCGTCTCTGCAAATTCCCTCGATAAGCGACGGCAGCAGCTAAAGCAGTGGCTACACGAGTGCCGTCTGGCAACTCTAGGGTTGTTTAAGAAAGTGGATGATGCCACATTCTGTCGTCAGGCGCATCCCGAATTTAGCCCAATTGGTTGGCATCTGGGACATATTGCATATACCGAATCCCTGTGGTTACTAGAACGTGGCGCAGGAATACCGCCGCTGTTTCCCGAATACCATCGCTTGTTTGTTGCCGATGGTTTACCTAAAACAGAGCGCGCCAAGTTACCCCCACAGGGAGAGGTTCGTCACTACTTGGAAAAAGTTAGAGAGCAAGTTTTGTACTGCTTAGAAACAGTTGATTTAAACCGACACGAACGCCTCTGGCGGTGGTTAATTCAGCATGAAAGTCAGCACAGCGAAACGATCGCTTTCGTGCTGCAATTACAAAGAAGGGGTCAGGGATCAGGGGTCAGGGGTCAGGGAGAGCAGGGAAGGCAGGGGGAGCAGGGGGAGCAGGGGAAGCAAGAGTGTAATCCAAAATCCAAAATCCAAAATCCAAAATCCCCTCGCCCCTCGCCCCTCGCCCCTCCCCTTAGTGAGATGCTTGAAGTCCCAGCTGGGTATTTTGAGCAGGGGAATGACTCGATTGATGCCCTAGATAACGAGCGCCCAGTTCATCAGGTGTACCTGGAAACTTACTGGATTGACCGTTGCCCTGTTACTTGTGGGCAGTATCGGGCTTTTATAGAGGCAGGAGGCTACCAAAATCCCAGATGGTGGTCAGATGCTGGGTGGAGATGGTGTCAGGACCAAAGGATTACACAACCACTTTATTGGTTAGACGACTCTCGTTGGGATAATCACCCCGTCTGTGGTGTTAGTTGGTATGAAGCAGAAGCTTATGCCCGATTTGTCGGTAAAAGGCTGCCTACAGAAGCAGAATGGGAAAAAGCTGCCAGTTGGGATGCTGCCTCTGAGCGTCGCCGCACCTATCCTTGGGGAGAAGTAGCACCAGACACTCATAAGTGTAATCACAACACCATAGTTGGGCAGACAACGCCAGTAACCACATATCCAGCAGGTCAGAGTGGTTATGGTTGCTACGATCTGCTGGGCAATGTCTGGGAATGGACTGCTTCGGTGTTCCAGGGATATGAGGGTTTTATGCCTTACCCTTATGCAGGTTATTCCAAGGTTTATTTTGATGGGCAACACCAGGTACTAAAAGGGGGTAGTTGGGCAACTCATCCTTGGGCGCTACGCTCTAGTTTTCGTAACTGGTATCATCCCGGCGTGCGTCAGATTCTAGCAGGGTTTCGCTGTGCTAGTTACTAG
- the egtD gene encoding L-histidine N(alpha)-methyltransferase codes for MSISKAASGKISAQSPIEQRLQIEHLLSPAALSSNQIIDGSDVVKGLTQTSKSLPARFFYDDLGSELFEQICELPEYYLTRTETAILQNYAFEIAQMTGSCELVELGSGSSTKTRILLDAYNQLGYPLHYLPIDVSAGILESSAKQLMADYPSLQVHALVSTYELALEQLIPTQLPSRMICFIGSTLGNLMPQECDVFFSQITNALHLGEYFLLGVDLQKAKHLLEAAYNDRQGVTAAFNLNMLEHLNWRFEGNFDTQLFEHWAFYNETRHQIEMHLRSLRSQSIQLRALDLTVEFEAGETILTEISRKFDLKTLQQELSQHSLVPLKTWTDPKQWFGLLLCQLQP; via the coding sequence ATGTCTATATCTAAGGCTGCAAGCGGTAAGATTTCTGCCCAGTCTCCAATCGAGCAACGCTTGCAGATAGAACACCTACTCAGCCCAGCGGCACTATCATCAAATCAAATCATCGACGGTAGCGATGTAGTTAAGGGATTAACTCAAACCTCTAAATCTCTCCCCGCTCGTTTCTTCTATGATGACCTTGGTTCTGAGTTGTTTGAGCAAATCTGCGAGCTACCAGAGTATTACTTGACGCGGACAGAAACAGCGATTTTACAGAACTATGCTTTTGAAATTGCTCAGATGACTGGTTCTTGTGAACTGGTAGAACTAGGCAGCGGTAGCTCAACCAAAACTCGCATTCTGCTGGATGCCTACAACCAGCTAGGCTATCCACTGCACTATTTGCCAATTGACGTTAGTGCAGGCATTTTAGAAAGCAGTGCAAAGCAGCTAATGGCGGATTATCCCTCTCTGCAAGTTCACGCTCTTGTAAGTACTTACGAACTAGCACTAGAGCAACTAATACCGACTCAGTTGCCTAGCCGGATGATTTGTTTTATTGGTAGCACATTGGGCAATCTCATGCCCCAAGAGTGTGACGTTTTCTTTTCCCAGATTACAAACGCCCTTCATCTAGGCGAGTATTTCTTATTAGGAGTAGACCTGCAAAAAGCCAAGCATTTATTGGAGGCAGCTTATAACGATCGCCAGGGAGTCACAGCTGCATTTAACCTAAACATGCTGGAACATTTGAACTGGCGCTTTGAGGGCAATTTTGACACCCAGCTGTTTGAACATTGGGCGTTCTATAACGAAACTCGGCATCAAATTGAAATGCATTTGCGGAGTTTGCGATCGCAAAGTATCCAGTTACGTGCTTTAGATTTGACAGTTGAGTTTGAAGCTGGCGAGACAATCCTGACTGAAATTTCCCGCAAGTTTGACCTCAAAACACTACAGCAAGAACTATCACAGCATAGTTTAGTACCCCTCAAAACCTGGACAGATCCAAAGCAGTGGTTTGGGTTGTTACTCTGTCAGCTGCAACCTTAG
- a CDS encoding alr0857 family protein yields MLKLTYIETGFHLELLAKSLEEWIAMRVILALRVGECICVEPSTASFLLPANLLGLDLLEAEVQQQGTDIIALSACDAEYVEVILKGTWLASDLERAEGVFVAVLSHSSEFFLLKLWQEAQISASVVSE; encoded by the coding sequence ATGCTGAAACTGACTTACATCGAAACTGGCTTCCACTTAGAGTTGCTGGCGAAATCCCTAGAAGAGTGGATAGCAATGCGAGTGATTTTGGCACTCCGGGTGGGCGAGTGCATTTGTGTAGAACCCAGCACTGCTTCATTTTTGTTGCCTGCGAATTTGTTAGGGCTAGATTTACTGGAAGCAGAGGTGCAGCAACAAGGAACAGATATAATTGCTCTTTCTGCCTGTGATGCGGAGTATGTCGAAGTGATCCTCAAGGGAACTTGGCTAGCATCAGACTTAGAGAGGGCAGAAGGTGTGTTTGTTGCTGTTTTATCCCACTCTAGTGAGTTCTTTTTGTTAAAGCTGTGGCAAGAAGCTCAAATCAGTGCTTCTGTCGTGAGTGAATAG
- a CDS encoding GAF domain-containing protein has product MLTNAWSFYRNAATHQSRYRPQCRLRKYVVIIAKSASNEKIFLVATTPPNQPERSPEYPVRLMQHQDSAQLGHRINQIIVRSSDAETVLQQIAQTLGEAFQVDCCLVVIKAEEQETAKFGCWYSEHDSVLPPPEQLTAMMQTGSDPLVISDDMNAIEPNSLAEWQLPSSGQAILQIPTWFQGKTNGVISLLRSQPYDWSELEKQTAKAVAASVAIAISQVEQTRLLASLQQQLHNSTQYKNLLTQITTASRSSLELNQILQLAIASTAQILQVERGLILMLKYADPLLKIRSREKIPKAKATVVCEQTNDSDLGRQESHSNSSTLLNQSFWISECLLCQHAFTSSPSPVVISDQTDQLKLKLANGIAPIFDFTLLPSLLILPLESQGTVLGFLVLQHSSDRCWHQEEIALVELISAQLSTAIIQSQTLRQVQSLVEERTTQLQRSLEIQGKLYEKTRQQIDQMRQLNQLKDEFLSTMSHELRTPLTNISLAIRMLRQPGIPAERQARYLDILEQQCNQEINLINDLLKLQQLESQQATLKLETIDIKAKIHDLGQAFEQKWADKGLTITIDLPKTSLLVETDVESFERILQELLTNAGKYSDPDTNVVLRVTNQVHQQIHQTVITLTNIGSGISSEEANYIFDKFRRGQGVTQNAIQGTGLGLALVKCLVQHLNGTIDVASSAISNSSSYETCFTLTLP; this is encoded by the coding sequence GTGTTAACCAATGCTTGGTCATTTTATAGAAATGCCGCAACACACCAGAGTAGGTATAGACCCCAATGCCGCCTTAGAAAGTATGTAGTTATCATTGCTAAGAGTGCCAGCAATGAAAAAATCTTTCTCGTTGCCACCACACCGCCGAATCAACCAGAGCGATCGCCAGAATACCCGGTCAGATTAATGCAGCATCAAGACTCCGCCCAATTGGGACACCGGATTAATCAAATTATTGTGCGTAGCTCTGATGCGGAAACAGTGCTGCAGCAGATCGCGCAGACGTTAGGAGAAGCTTTCCAGGTAGACTGCTGCTTGGTGGTGATTAAGGCTGAGGAGCAGGAGACAGCCAAATTTGGCTGTTGGTATTCTGAACACGATTCAGTATTGCCGCCGCCAGAGCAGCTAACAGCTATGATGCAAACGGGTTCTGACCCCCTGGTCATTAGTGACGACATGAATGCTATTGAACCTAATAGTTTGGCAGAATGGCAACTACCCTCATCAGGACAGGCTATCTTACAAATCCCTACCTGGTTTCAAGGCAAGACAAATGGAGTGATTAGCCTACTCCGATCGCAGCCCTACGATTGGAGCGAGTTAGAAAAACAAACTGCTAAAGCTGTGGCGGCGTCAGTGGCGATCGCTATTTCCCAAGTTGAACAAACTAGATTGCTTGCCTCTCTACAGCAGCAATTGCACAATTCAACTCAGTACAAAAACTTGCTCACCCAGATAACGACCGCCAGCCGTAGCTCCTTAGAGTTGAATCAAATCCTCCAGTTGGCGATCGCTAGCACGGCTCAAATCCTCCAAGTGGAGCGCGGTCTGATCCTCATGTTGAAATATGCTGACCCACTGTTAAAGATCCGCTCTAGAGAAAAAATTCCTAAAGCCAAAGCTACGGTTGTTTGTGAGCAGACAAATGATTCCGATTTAGGCAGACAAGAAAGCCACAGTAACTCTAGCACTCTATTGAACCAATCCTTCTGGATATCCGAGTGTTTATTGTGCCAGCATGCATTCACTAGCTCCCCCAGTCCAGTGGTGATTTCCGATCAAACCGACCAGCTGAAACTTAAACTAGCAAATGGTATTGCACCAATTTTTGATTTTACTCTCCTACCCTCGCTGCTGATCTTACCGTTGGAGAGCCAAGGTACAGTACTAGGGTTTTTAGTGCTACAGCACTCTAGCGATCGCTGCTGGCACCAAGAGGAAATAGCACTTGTAGAACTAATCAGTGCCCAACTCAGTACTGCCATTATTCAGAGCCAGACGCTGCGCCAGGTGCAATCCCTGGTAGAAGAACGCACAACCCAACTACAGCGCAGTTTAGAAATCCAGGGAAAATTATATGAAAAAACACGCCAGCAAATCGACCAAATGCGGCAACTCAACCAGTTAAAGGATGAATTCCTCAGCACCATGAGTCACGAATTACGCACACCCTTGACCAACATCAGCTTGGCGATTCGGATGTTGCGTCAACCAGGAATTCCCGCAGAGCGTCAAGCTAGGTACCTAGATATTCTGGAGCAGCAGTGTAATCAGGAAATCAACTTAATCAATGACTTACTTAAGCTCCAGCAACTAGAGTCTCAGCAAGCCACCCTTAAACTAGAAACTATAGACATCAAAGCTAAAATCCACGACTTAGGTCAGGCTTTTGAGCAGAAATGGGCGGATAAGGGATTAACTATTACGATAGATTTACCAAAAACGTCGCTGCTAGTGGAAACTGATGTCGAAAGTTTTGAGCGCATCCTGCAGGAACTATTGACTAATGCTGGGAAGTACTCTGACCCCGACACTAATGTAGTCTTGAGAGTAACTAACCAAGTCCATCAACAGATCCATCAAACTGTTATTACTCTAACTAACATTGGCTCTGGCATTTCCTCAGAGGAGGCGAATTATATATTTGATAAGTTCCGGCGTGGTCAAGGTGTCACTCAAAACGCCATTCAAGGCACTGGTTTGGGGCTTGCTTTGGTAAAGTGTTTAGTACAGCATTTGAATGGCACTATTGATGTTGCCAGCAGCGCGATTAGCAATTCTTCCTCTTACGAAACCTGTTTTACCCTTACTTTGCCCTAG
- a CDS encoding SRPBCC family protein — translation MTEQHQPNLELDFAAHTNDWGEEPNLVAEPALDQAVEVQTQPVAERQRQITAKIQILQPVEQVWQVLTDYEALASFIPNLAKSRRLEHPTGGIRLEQVGTQRLLRFNFSARVVLDLEEKFPHEINFNMVEGDFKAFSGSWLLKPSLAEQAGTHLCYSVRVWPKLTMPVAIIERRLSSDMRLNLLAIRQRVEQLFATAS, via the coding sequence GTGACTGAACAACACCAACCCAACCTAGAACTTGATTTTGCCGCTCATACTAATGACTGGGGTGAAGAACCCAATTTAGTTGCTGAACCAGCTCTCGATCAGGCTGTGGAAGTGCAAACTCAACCAGTAGCAGAGCGACAGCGACAAATTACTGCAAAGATTCAAATTTTGCAGCCAGTTGAGCAAGTATGGCAAGTCTTGACAGACTATGAAGCCTTGGCTAGCTTTATTCCCAATCTTGCTAAGAGTCGTCGGCTTGAGCATCCAACTGGAGGAATCCGCCTTGAGCAAGTCGGCACTCAGCGCTTGCTACGCTTTAATTTTTCGGCTCGTGTAGTTTTAGATTTAGAGGAAAAGTTTCCCCATGAAATTAATTTCAACATGGTTGAGGGGGATTTTAAAGCGTTTTCTGGCAGCTGGCTGTTAAAGCCTTCACTTGCAGAGCAAGCGGGAACACATCTCTGCTACAGCGTGCGTGTTTGGCCTAAACTTACCATGCCTGTTGCAATTATTGAGCGCCGTCTTTCCAGCGACATGCGCTTAAACCTATTAGCAATTCGCCAGCGAGTAGAACAGCTGTTTGCGACAGCTAGCTAA
- a CDS encoding Npun_R1517 family heterocyst differentiation transcriptional regulator: MTSKAASHQDNKFEVGVYECEIHLKFRLIEEKCILRDRDKLLELLIEAFTVGADDYLEPLQAQVEAQEISELEASPQMRRQLMRLRNSSDLA; the protein is encoded by the coding sequence ATGACATCTAAAGCAGCATCACACCAAGATAACAAGTTTGAAGTTGGGGTTTATGAGTGTGAAATTCACCTCAAGTTTCGGTTGATTGAGGAAAAGTGCATCCTACGCGATCGCGACAAGCTATTAGAATTGCTGATTGAAGCCTTTACAGTGGGTGCTGACGACTATCTTGAACCTCTGCAAGCTCAGGTTGAAGCTCAGGAAATATCAGAACTAGAAGCTTCTCCCCAAATGCGGCGCCAACTGATGCGTCTGCGTAACTCCTCTGATCTGGCTTAA